The Lathyrus oleraceus cultivar Zhongwan6 chromosome 5, CAAS_Psat_ZW6_1.0, whole genome shotgun sequence genome includes the window GCTGTGGTATTATTTTGGTGTGAACTGTTATGTTTCTGCTGTGGTATTATTTTGGTGTGAACTGTTATGTTTCTGCTGTATTCTTCTCTTCCGAGAAGAATATAATTTAGTTTTATTTGTAAATTTTTAAAGGGTTTTAGTTACTATATTTTTCATGCATTGATATTTGATGATCTAATAGGACGCACTTATGCAAACCTTGTCTTGTCCTTCATATGTCCCCAActggtgtgtgtgtgtgtgtgtgtaataCTAAACTTTATATATAAAGTCATATCAACTTTTTTCTATGTCATTTGATATTTCAGAGGTAGTTCAGTTGAAGATTCAATCACCTAACTTTTTACTTATATGCTTTCAGCTAAAAAGTAGTTTCTCCTTCATTTGTTAGCTTATCCTATACATTTAACCGAAAAAGTCATAACATGCTTTTATTTTGTAATGAAATtgaaatattttcttaaaaagcTGGGATGGAATATAATGCTTAACTTTCCTATGTTGTCTAGGATACTCATTTGTAAATTTTGAGGCCATTGCTAATTCAAGTGTTTTAGTATAAGAATGTATCTCGGCTCTTCTGTGTATCTGATAGTGTTTTAGGTCAATCTTTTAAAAACTGTCTCGGTTACCAACTCAGCAAGGTCATTGGTTCACTGATTGAATTTGAACCACATGACTTAACTAGATTATTAAACCAAACTGACTTGCTCGTTTAATCTGATTTCTAAAAAAGATTGTATGGTATTAATAAAACTAGATTGAACCGGGTGACTCAATATCTAAAAAATGAAAAACTCAAGTCTCCTATAAAATATCAAAAATACATTTCATCAAAACCATAACATGTATACCCAAATAAATTCATACCATATTTATATCAATATTAAAATTCATCTTAAAAATGTATTTATATGATTAAATTTTGTAAATGTGTATTATAAAAAATGTGGTATAATAACACAACAATATCATGAAAAATGGCTGGTTAGTTACTTAAATCTTGTGACTTGTAGTCTATCTTTGAATATGCGGAAACTATGTCTTAAAATCCTTATACTTAATATATACTACTGTTGTCCCTAAATCTAAGACCGTCTTGATAAAATCACTGGAAGTAAGTAAGTTGGTGGCATGGTGGTATTAAATTTGCtatatttttttgtaaatttaTCCTTCAAGAAAGAGAATTGGTTTATATCCCCATTTAGCAGTTGTTTTATCCTTCAGGGATGGAGGTAGTAATGTATTAATCAATATGCTTCAGCATAAAACAACTGCTAAATGGCTTATTGGTTGCGTAAGGTGCATGCTGCTAAATTGACTGGGTTTGAATCTGGACTATGGTTTGTTGCATAATTTGCATTTTTTATTCCTCAATACATTTTGACCAGTTTAATGACCTCAAAGCGGATTAACAGCATTTCCGGTCCTTAAATCTACTCGTACTGGAGATGTCTAGCAGGAGGTTCTTTTTATTGTTTTGATTCTGAAGGATAATTTAATTATGTCTCCACTAAGAATTGTGATTATGTGgtgttctctttcttttttgGCTTTGATTCTTGTGATAATAAACCTTAGGAAAAATTTAGCGTGCCTTTTTATCTAAAAAAATCTCTAATCATTCTTATTCCTTATTCAATCATGCTTTGCTTCTTCCAGGTTAGGTTCCTGACAAAAATATATCACCCTAACATTGATAAGGTATGCTTTGTTTCCCTTACTTTTAATTTCTTCTTTGATGACAACTTTTCATACAAGTTAAAGTTTGATGCAGCTTGGCAGAATATGTCTTGATATTCTGAAAGATAAGTGGAGTCCTGCCCTTCAGATTCGCACTGTTCTTTTGAGGTAATTTAATTTTCATCTTTTACACTCTTGGATATACTTTTTGATTGAGCAATTCATTTCCTGAAAAACTTCAGTAAATAGGCCATGTGTGAGAGGTTTTCAATTCTGAAAAAGAAATGTTATAAAACTAATTTTTTTATGCATTATCTTAAATAATTTTTAAACCATCAATTTACTGGTTAATTGCATGAGAGAGGGACGGGGGAGCAAGAAGTAACACAGATTGTTTGTGGTGACTTGCTCAGTTTGTATGTGACGGGTCCAGGTGGATCTTGGTTTTGATTTCTGAGTTGGATGGACAAAATATTGTGGAAAGACAGCTATTGTAAAATTAATCTGCACTGAGTTAGGTATAATATTTTACTGATAATGTAAATTTTGTTGGCCCTATTATAGTATTCAAGCTCTTTTGAGTGCACCAAACCCAGATGATCCACTTTCTGAGAACATTGCCAAGCATTGGAAATCTAATGAGGCTGAGGCTGTTGAGACAGGTATCTCTCTTCTACTAGCTTGATTACATCAAAGTTTCTTGTTTTTTAATTATGGCATCAAACATGCCATGTGACCGTATAGTCAGTCTCTTATGTAAATTGTGGTATTTTTTCATCTGCAGCCAAGGAGTGGACCAGATTATATGCCAGTGGCGCTTGACAATTGGGTGGATACTTTTGGTCTCAAATAACAATAGTGGAAGTGTATGCTATTAACTATCAAATTGAAAATGGAAAAATTTAGAGGAATTGTCTAATACTATTTTGGAGTCCATATTCCTCCTAGTTTCCTGTTACATGTCTATTGGAACTTGTATGAATATGAGATATTGTGTCAAAAGTTTAAAACTCCATCTTCAACAGCTAAATGTAATTTGGGATTCTCAACTGATACTTTTGAATAATCATTTCTCTTGGTTTGTCTTCATTACACCATGCATTTGGCTTCTCTTAAGGGAAGAGTGAGTGCCCTTTAAAGGGAAAGTATGGAATCATAGCTGATTAATTGAAAAATCAACTGTAGTATAATATTCTGAGCTGTGGAATTTTTCAATAATCAGCTATAACTTACACTTCTTTTATCAATTTTAATAATCTCACTTTCCTCAGAGAAGTCAAATCCATTGCCTTGTGAATCCATGTTTGGTGTTTGGTTGTGAAACAGAAATTATCTCAAAGCAAGATGTTTGTGTCCAAACGGTAAAGGATGGTTATGTTTTGTGAAAAGAGATTTGTTTTGGGTCCATTATAAACTTTTCCTAATTAATTTGATTTGATTGAATTGATTATGCCCTGCTGGAATTAGTGATTGTTTGATAAATATAATTTGGCGTTTACTGTAAATTGTGTGATTGTCGTTATGTGGCCAAAACGTGCGTAGACGGTGTGCATCAGCGATTGCAAGTCTGTCATGATATTGACACCTATAAAGCATTTAACTGCCTACAATTGTTCTGGTCCATAGAAATCACACATTAAACACTAAGGTCCATTACTTGCAATTTTGCCTGCAATGGTCAAACTCACGAAATCTATTTTCATATGTTCAGAAATTTTGATTTGTTCGACTGAAAGTCAATTTGCAAGAAAAACAAGCCTTTTGATTTTCTTGCTCTTGCATCAGTCTAGATCGCTAGGATTGTTGATGGAGTAATCTAATCTAAATAACATTTCAAGGTTATAATGGATCCTAGAATATTAGGTGATGGGGTAAAATGAgaagaaaaaaggaaaaaggagTGAATGATTCATTCAAAGTACATAAAAATGATATGCTAGATTACCCTTAACATGTAAGAAAGGTTATGTTATGTCACAATGAAAAATTTGTAGGACAAAAGGTGAGACCAGCTACGACAAAGTAACATCATGTATGACATACACAATAGTAGCACGAAATTGAAACTTCCATGCAATTGCAAGCCATCATTAGTTATAAGAAAGAGAAGAAAAACCAACCAAGAAAACGACCTTCAAAACATCATATCCATAGTTCAAAACCAAACTAAACGACACTTTCTTCTCTTCTCATCATTCTCTTTCTTCTTAAAGTCCTTAGCATGGGAACCAAACTACAATTTCAACCCCAACAGCTATATTTCCTATTTCAGCTTCCTTTAATTATGTTGTCGTACACCGTACGTTTTCCACAGTAACATATATACTGTACAtcaattatttatttaatataattaaaaagTAACTATTAATAGAATTTAATATTTGTTTATTCGGTTCCATTTTTGTGTGTTGGGGCACAAGACATTAGGCATAGGCATGGCAAGTCACTTTCTGTTTGCTGTGTCCTTTCTATAATTTTCACTTTACAGCGCACGTGTGGCCCACGTGATTGCCAATGCTTCTTGCTTTTTAACCGTTGGATTCAACTCGCCGACATATTACATGTTTCATAACTTTGAGATAATCAAGATTCCTAAACATTCAATTGAAATACTCCTCACCCTCAAACACTtctcaaaaaaataaaataaaaaataaaattatataatCCAATAAATTAATTTAGTGGAAGAGATGTGTAGTTTTAAAACTTTTGTATTAGGTTAGATCACTATTGTTATTAtcaaataataattaaaaaagTAATTGCTATATTTAATCTTATAATTAAAAATTTAGTTGAGTTGAATTTTGAAGACTTATCAAGTAAAAAAAACAAGCATTTAAGAGTAGAGTTAAATTCTTATTATGACTTTGTAACATTGTTATAGTTCTAAGTCGTCCATACTAAAAGTAAATTTGAAACTTAATATGTGTAAACATAGTTAATTTTTGTTGACTTTATGCTTCCTTTCAATAAACATTGTCACCAAGATGGAAAGTTAAAATTGTTTTCTATTAGAATATGTGAATGTTCTGTTTACCTTATTAGAATTGTACCTTTTATATTTAGTTTATTTTATATAGAATAAAAAATATTGTATTTATGAGAATTTTTTTAGCAATTGACAATGATGTTTAGATTGAATTTGATCTTTTAATTTTGTGTGTAAAGAATCTTTAAACATGTTTGCCTTTAATGAAATTGTAACAACTCTTGCCACATGTTGagaaaaatcaataaaaaataaaaataaaagaaacaaTCACAACACAAACAATACAAAGATATAACAAAAATATAATGTGAAAATTTTAAAATCGAAAAAAAATTATGGCTGTTGTTAAATGATAATCAAAGaataatattatttaaaaattgTTATAACATATAATTTATTCTCAATCATTCTTAGATCCACGGTATACCCACacttttaaaataaatatttaatgtTTTTTATAATACTCTAACACAAAAatataaaagaataaaaaatatcTAATACAAACTTAAATATTTTTACCTAATGCATTTTATAATACAAAACTTGAATTTTTATATGGTTTTGGATCGTCTCTTCTTTTACAAAACTAAACGAATATGATTTCTttaatatatataatatcaaCCAACACCAACAATCTTCACctttattaaaaataatacaCCAATACCCATTGTCTTCATCAATAATTATAGTTTAAAAGAACTATCATAGTCAACTATAAAGAGTACAATCATTTGAAGCTACACAACTTCAAGAATTTTTAAGTTGCCTTCATCGGCAATCATAGTTCCAAAACCATCATACTCCAATAAAAGAGTAATATATTTTACTTGAAGGTAAACCActtcaaaaaatttcacatgTCAAAAATCAGGTTGAAAACTTATGACGCAACTTCCATTTTGGTATGAAGCTCTTTAATCACCAACATAATCTCACCATACACACTACTACAAAAAGTAAATTTGTAACGAAATTTCACCTCGGCCGAAATATCAATAGTGGTAGAATCTATTCAATTATTCACATTCCTTTCATTTTAAGTCATCTTTTTACCATACTCAAAGTGTTCAACTGCGGTGAAAAGTGACATCTGGTCCTGAGTTCGAATCCCAACAATTTTGATTCTTACAAGACACTTTTTATCACGGTTGGAATTtcaaccgtggtgaaaagtgGTGTCTGACTGTGGATTCAAATTTCAGCAGcaataattttgtttttatttatttattttaaaatcaTTTACACCACGATTAGAATTtcaaccgtggtgaaaagtgacgcattagttttaaaaaatattaaaattaaattacATATCCAAGATATACAACGCTCCATGTTGATTCACTTTTTTCTCTAGACGAACTTCATCTTCTATCTCCAAAATACATCTTCTATTTATTAAACTTTATTTCTCCATCAAACCAAACACAAAAAATTCATTTCTTTCATAAACGAAACTCGAAAACATCATTTCTTTCATTAATGAGTTTCAGAACTCCATCATCTCTTCTCCAACTTGAACGAGACAAAAAAAACATGTGTTAACATTGTTAGTTGTTGTTCTTT containing:
- the LOC127086245 gene encoding ubiquitin-conjugating enzyme E2 35, coding for MANSNLPRRIIKETQRLLSEPAPGISASPSEDNMRYFNVMILGPTQSPYEGGVFKLELFLPEEYPMAAPKVRFLTKIYHPNIDKLGRICLDILKDKWSPALQIRTVLLSIQALLSAPNPDDPLSENIAKHWKSNEAEAVETAKEWTRLYASGA